The window GTGGGATTGCAACTGTTTAGAAGAGGTTTGTGGTGCATGCAGCATGATAGTTAATGGTACTCCCAGACAGGCCTGTTCAGCTCTAATAGATGCATTAGAACAGCCAATCGTTCTTGAACCATTAAGTAAATTTCCAATTGTTAGAGATCTTATGGTCAACAGAGATTCTATATTAGAAAACTTTAAAAAAGTAAAAGCCTGGGTGGAAATTGACGGTTCTTTCAATCTTGGTCCAGGGCCAAGGTTTGAGGAGTCCGTTAGGGTAGAAGCATATAAGCTTTCTCTTTGCATGTCATGCGGCTGTTGTTTAGAGGCATGCCCTAATGTTAATACAAAGTCAGCATTTATTGGACCTGCTGCTTTAAATCAGGTCAGATTATTTAATGAAATGCCCCTCGGTAAAATGACTAAATCAAAGAGATTAGCATCAATAATGACAAAGGGCGGCCTGGCTGATTGTGGCAATTCACAAAATTGCGCTCAGGTCTGCCCAAAGGAAATTCCCTTAACCTCTTCAATTGCCAGATTAAACAGGGAAACAATAATCCATTCCCTGGACAAATGGTTTAAGAAATAAAAAATTGGAAAACCTAAGGGAAGCCCATTTAAATATATAGTAGTGTGTAAATTGAAAAAGCACCTAAAAGGGTGCTTTTTTTAGATAAAAACTTTGTTGTTTAAGAATAATATGGTAAACTATCTTAGTATAAGATTTTGTGGTGGTGACATTTTTTGCTGAGATTTGACTTGTTTGAAGATATACGTGAAGATTTATATATAGTTGAAAAGGAAATGGAACGGTTTGTACAAACTCCAAGTCCTTTACTGACCAAAACTAGCAGTCATTTATTACTTGCAGGCGGAAAAAGGCTTAGACCAGCTTTTGCATTACTTTCAGGTAAATTTCATAAATACTCATTAGAAAAATTACTGCCACTGGCAGTCGCTTTGGAAATGATTCACATGGCAACATTAGTTCATGACGATGTGGTAGATGCCTCCTTAACAAGAAGAGGCAGACCAACTGTAAAAGCAGAATGGGGAGACAGGATTTCTTTGCATACAGGCGATTATTTATTTAGTAAATCCCTGATCCTAATCTCTGACTATGCCGATAAGCGAATACCTTCTGTGTTGGCAAAGGTAAGTGTACAGATGTGTCAAGGTGAAATACAGCAACTGGCTACTGCCTACAATGTTAATCAAACAATACGAGATTATTTTTATAAAATAAAGAGAAAAACCGCCTTATTAATTTCTGCAAGCTGCCAACTTGGAGCAATTGCAGTTGGGGCACCAGATTATATGGTTAAAAGTCTTTCCAGATATGGTCATTATTTGGGTATGGCCTTTCAAATAACAGACGATATCTTGGATATGATTGCTGATGAAGCCGAGCTAGGCAAACCAATTGGTGGTGACATCAGACAGGGTATTATTACACTGCCGGCTATCCATGCTTTGCAAAAACATCACTACAAGGGTAGATTAGCGGACTTGCTTCGGACAAAAGATAAGAATGAAAAAGAAGTTAAAGAAACCATTGACATTATAAAAAATTCAGGAGGAATTGAATACTCCTTTTCCATTGCAAGAAAATATGTAGACAAAGCAAAAAATGAACTTGTAAAGCTGCCTCCAGTGGATTGTAGAGAAACCTTTGATTTAATGGCAGATTATATATACGCTAGAAGTTATTAATAGTATACTGTTTAGTTTAGCAGTTCTAGAGGTGAAGTATAATATATGGCAGAATCATTATATACAATAAATATCAAATTAAATAATAAAAACTGCCTGGTAGTAGGAGCAGGTAATGTAAGCGAAAGGAAAATCAATGGTCTTTTGGAAAGCAGAGCAAATGTAACAGTAGTTAGTCCTGAGTTTACAGGGGGTATCCTTTCTTTAAAGGGTCATCCAAAACTAAGCCTTGTTGCAAGAGAATTCCAAGAAAATGACCTTAAAAATATGTTCCTAGTAATAAGCGCTACAAATAATAGAAATCTTAACTCTAGAATAGCTTCATTATGCAATAGCAAAAATATCTTAATAAATGTAGTGGACGATCCGGAAAACAGCAGTTTTTTCGTCCCTTCAGTAGTTCGCAGGGGAGATCTTTCTATAGCCGTTTCTACTGGCGGGAAAAGCCCTGCCCTTGCTTCAAAAATAGGCAGGGAACTATTAAGCCAGTTTGATGAGAAATATGCAAAATATCTGGATATCCTGGGTGAAATTAGAGATTGGGCAAAGATAGAAATAAAGGACCCTTTAAAACGTAAGGAAATGCTAACCCAGCTGCTGGAGATTGATATATATGAGCTAATTAAACTGCACGAGGATGGTTTGATAAAGGAGAGGACCTTAAATGTATATCCTTATAGTGGGACTTAACCACAGAACAGCTCCTGTAGAAATCAGGGAAAAGCTTACTTTTACAAAAACACAAATGCCTAAAGCCTTAGAAGAACTTCATTCTAAAAAGGACATTAACGGTTGCATTATATTGGCCACGTGTA of the Desulfitibacter alkalitolerans DSM 16504 genome contains:
- a CDS encoding polyprenyl synthetase family protein, which encodes MRFDLFEDIREDLYIVEKEMERFVQTPSPLLTKTSSHLLLAGGKRLRPAFALLSGKFHKYSLEKLLPLAVALEMIHMATLVHDDVVDASLTRRGRPTVKAEWGDRISLHTGDYLFSKSLILISDYADKRIPSVLAKVSVQMCQGEIQQLATAYNVNQTIRDYFYKIKRKTALLISASCQLGAIAVGAPDYMVKSLSRYGHYLGMAFQITDDILDMIADEAELGKPIGGDIRQGIITLPAIHALQKHHYKGRLADLLRTKDKNEKEVKETIDIIKNSGGIEYSFSIARKYVDKAKNELVKLPPVDCRETFDLMADYIYARSY
- the sdhB gene encoding succinate dehydrogenase iron-sulfur subunit, with translation MSKYIQLKIKRQNSPDAPSFWEEFLVTYSPNMNVVSTLMELRKKPVTKEGKATTPVVWDCNCLEEVCGACSMIVNGTPRQACSALIDALEQPIVLEPLSKFPIVRDLMVNRDSILENFKKVKAWVEIDGSFNLGPGPRFEESVRVEAYKLSLCMSCGCCLEACPNVNTKSAFIGPAALNQVRLFNEMPLGKMTKSKRLASIMTKGGLADCGNSQNCAQVCPKEIPLTSSIARLNRETIIHSLDKWFKK
- a CDS encoding precorrin-2 dehydrogenase/sirohydrochlorin ferrochelatase family protein, producing MAESLYTINIKLNNKNCLVVGAGNVSERKINGLLESRANVTVVSPEFTGGILSLKGHPKLSLVAREFQENDLKNMFLVISATNNRNLNSRIASLCNSKNILINVVDDPENSSFFVPSVVRRGDLSIAVSTGGKSPALASKIGRELLSQFDEKYAKYLDILGEIRDWAKIEIKDPLKRKEMLTQLLEIDIYELIKLHEDGLIKERTLNVYPYSGT